The DNA sequence GCATTTGGGTTAAGGCAGCCAAAGTTAAACCCAAATGTCCAAAATGATGAACATGCAAACGTCAGCCAACCGAAGATTTCcttaaaagaaacaaagaagaattcGTTAACGTTAACGAACCCGAGTTGTCCAAGAAAACGACCCAAACTCCCATCCCTCTCTCCCCTTCAACATGTCTTAACGAATCGCAGACACGCCAACCCCCGTCACGACGTCTGCAGATGTATTTCTCCACttccctctcattcccaaaCTCGATCGACTTGTGGTTAACCACGTCTTGTCGATGAAGCTGCCAACTTCTCACGATCCGTTCTTCTTGTGCAACCCCATGTTTCTTGCTTCTTGCCCCCCACACAAACGATGGCCCTTCTTCCATGGCGTTTCTTGGTACGTCATGGAGGATGGTCATCCAAAcccttttgacttttgaagCTGTGCATATTCTTCCCTAGTGCATGCTTTTGATCTTTTGGATATGAACAGTTTTAACACCAAAGTAGGAGCTAATCACGGAAGTTACTTATCATCTTCCGTCTTTCCTCCGTTCCCACTAGGAATGCAAACGAAAATACTGAGCTAATTGCAAGCGGTGAAAACGGCACTCAAAATCACCATAGCAAGATTTTAGAACACAATAATGGAGAAAAGATTGTGCATCTAGCTTGAAATTCATCGTTCTTGATGTGAAATAGCGATGATCCACTCAAGTGCTTCTCCTCTATTACACTCCTGAAACACTAGCTCAATGCGACCATCCCTCATGAATAGCATTCTATAATTGCTCCTTCTATGAGGCTAATTGTGCAACAAGATTGAAGGAGAGATTTGGGTATTATTTATAGAACTTTTTGTTCAGACTCTCTCATCACAAGCCAAGCTTCATTCCGCCCACGCAAGCTAGACCTATGttagattaattaaaaatgtttatgtcttTTCTCTATTACACCAGTCTTGTAAAAGGATAAATTACAATTGCAATTAATGTAACCATGCTAAAAAAAACTTTACACTaatatgaagaaaagaaaagcaaaaaattccacattcaTCGGCAACTATTTATCATAGAATGGTTGGTAGAGAAGAAGGacaaaattatgaattttacGGGAACGCAACACAATGCAACTTTAAATTTCGATGCTTCCCACTTGAGACTTACATGATTCAATGACTTTTGATGCATTGGACTCACATGAACCTATGTTGATTGTAAAAGATTTTATGGAATCACTACcaattgttttaaaagcttaagctgttagaaaAATGggtagtttaatatttaattattctagatAAATTGTCCCATGTTTTGTGTGTTTCAACTTTGGGCTCATAGTCATAGTGGACTAGAATCACTGTAGAATGTTGGGTCAAAAAACATTGGAACTATGACGAGAAACATGGTGTTCAACTTGGCATCCGCCTAGATTTATGCTTGATTAACCGCACAAACGTCAAACCAGATTGAACGCTATATGTCAACAGCTCAAATTTCCACAGCCCCAGATTATAGGTGGTTATGTACCGAATGCCCATCACTATATTATAATaccaagaaatgaaaaaatgggTACCAAATGATACCTAACACACTGCCCCAGGAAACAAGTTTCGTTCTTCCTTGGACAAAATGGCAAATTGGTATGTGACCCGATGCGTCCAGTTCAAACCTAGAAATATGTATCGTACTAAATTCGAATCCAATGTGCATTTGTGAAGCAATGGCAAGTAGCTATACCCACAAAAAGCTCTTAGGTGACTCTACTCTCATATTCTATGTGGTGGACACTTAGCTGTCGATTCGGGCGATTCCTCATCGGGTACATGGTATGGCTAGGAGGGCCTACGTAATACGTCAGAAACATGAAATTTGTGCATCTTGGTAAACCAGCAAATGCAACTAACCATAACTGCTTTATATTTTCTTCAACTGCTGGAACTCCTAAAGTCAGCTCCACCTGCTcatttttgcttcttgtttcttCCGAGTCACCCTTCCAGTCCATACTTCATCTGTCTCATTAGCTTGATAACTACGTTCTCCAATTATATCTCCCatactgcttcttcttcttcttcttcttcttctctctctctctctctctctctctctctctctctctctctctctctatatcatGACAATGACATGAACTCCacttctctctatatatatatgttgcaTGACTTTGTTCTTACTTGCACAAACACATTCCTTTCATAGTCCATATACCATTATCTATGTAGTGGGCACTTTCTCTAGCCTTGCCTTAAGACTCTTTGTAACTCAGAAGCAAAATGTACTTGCAGAAGCTCCACGTTTGCATCTCCGTCATCTTGATCACCTCCTCGCCATTCTGCTTCAGCAGCCACATAAATGGCCTGCCCGATCCCTATAATCCTTACCGTGAATATGACCCGATGCCCCGCCTCTCCTCAATTAGGACTGCCAGCAGGGGTCGGATCTCCTATTATGACTCTGACTTCTGGAGGCAGCTCATGCTGAAACGGAGTCGAGCTGCCTCTTCATCGACTTCCCTTAAGTTGGTGAGCGTAGATGACTATGGTGCTAAAGGAGATGGAAGTGACGATACTGAGGTATATAAATGCACAAATGACCCCCTCGTCTTAATATAGTCTTATTGACTAAACATAATGTTGTTTTCCACTTCCCCGTTCTTCTATCTGTCTGATTTATGCTGAAACACTTCTTGGCGAAGTGACAGTCAAGTGCTTTATGTTGCATATAGGCATTCGGTAAAGCCTGGAAGGCTGCCTGTTCTGCTCAGAGAGCTGTTTTAGTAGTCCCCCAGAGCAAAACCTATCGTCTTACACCCATCACCTTCTCAGGTCCTTGCCAATCTGACCTCACTGTAAAGGTGAGTTTTATGCGGCGCGCACATCTCAATGTGCCAAATATGCTGGTATACATTAATgaacgaccaaaaaaaaaaaaaaaacaaggcagTTGTATTCAGCAGAAAATGTAATGAACTCAAGGTCTTTCAGTTGTTATGGTAATGGACACGCTTGTTTCTCTTGTCTGAGAGAACACCTTTCTTCTTTGTATCTGTTTACATGTTTCAGATCTATGGAACAATCGAGGCTCCTTCTCACCAATCAGACTATGAAAAAGATCCAAGACAGTGGCTGAAGTTCGAAAACTTGGAAAACTTGAGAGTAGAAGGCGGTGGCTACATAGACGGCAACGGAGAAACATGGTggcaagaatcctgcaaaacgAACCCAAAACTTGTGAGTCATTGGTAGCTGCATCCTTTTCACTACATTTGTTAATTGGCCTAGATTTCACTATGCACTAACACTGGCAattcctctcttcttccttgaaTGCTATGATGCAGCCTTGCAAGGATGCACCAACAGTAAGTTCTTCTATCTGCCCATGATCAGTGACACATCTCATTCTAAATTCAAATGGAGAAGAAGTTTTTATATCCTGTGGGTTTCCTAAGAAGAACTATCTTTGCAGGCGTTGACGTTCAACGAATGCAACAATCTGAGGGTAGCTGACTTGTCCATTAGGAATGCACAACAAATGCATCTTGTATTCCAGAAGTGTGTGAACGTGAGAGCAGTGAACGTGCAGATAACTTCTCCTGAGGGAAGCCCGAATACTGATGGAATTCATGTCACAGAAACTCAGAATATCCTCATTGATCAGTGTGTCATTAGGACAGGTATAAACAAACAGAAACTGATTAGGCATGGACAAATTCTGGGTCTGGCTCCAATATTTCCCTGCGAACAAAATGTGAACAATATCCTCACTTTCACAAATCATCGTGTCCGGCTAAACTAAACCTTAGAATGTTCTTGTTTCAGGGGATGATTGCATTTCTATAGTGAGTGGGTCGAGATATGTTCAAGCTACAGATATAACCTGTGGACCAGGCCATGGCATCAGGTTTCCTATTACCGACCTAACTAACTAACATACACGAAATATATCTCTcctacttaaaaaaaaaaaaaacaaatattctGCACCTCTTAACTACTCCTCCTCCTATCAATACTCAAAACTCATATCTTATCTATTTACATACAGCATCGGAAGCTTGGGAGCCGATAATTCAGCGGACTATGTTTCAGATGTCCTAATAAATAGAGCAAGACTTTCAGGAACCACGAACGGTGTGAGAATAAAGACTTGGCAGGTGAGATTAGGACAATGGATTATCATTTTTACTTCTTTGGCCAGGATATTGACATGCTCGATCCTGCACTTTTTTCCTTGCGTGCTTCCACTAGCTAGTAGCTATAGGTTTTGGATCATTACATGGTGTCATAGGAGATTAAAACACTTCTAGGATCTATTTCAATTCTCCTTTGGATTGCAAAACCGTGAGATAATTTGTTTTCGAGTCAAGGTAAATTTGGCGTGACGGAATTACTTTTTGACTTGGTGTGATCTATCAAGTCTTTGTTAACCAAACTCTTGACTTGCGCTTAGAACAAATATGACAACTTCGTTGGTTGCATGGATGACTTTAGCATATCCATCCCGACTTCAAAGTGCTTAGAAAGTTTATTAGTGGCATAATCTCAATATTGACCCGTCTCCGTACAGGGAGGATCAGGGTACGCTAGAAACATCAAATTTGAGAACATTGCAATGGACAACGTGGCCAATCCCATAATCATAGATCAGAACTACTGTGATCAAGAGAAGCCGTGTCGACAGCAGGTAACAGAACATCTCTGCGCCTATCTTCTTCTAGCTTACTCGACTGGTCGTGATTAGCCATCTATTAGCATGATTGACCGATCACTATATCGCGATCTGGTGGAATGGTAGGCCACAGCAGTTCAAGTGACGAACGTGGCTTACAGGAACATCAGAGGAACCAGCGCTTCAGAAGAGGCCATCAAATTCGACTGCAGCAGGAACCATCCATGCCAAGGGATTTTCTTGCAGGACATCAACCTCAGAACCGAATCCTCGGTTGAGAGCCCCGAAGCTTCTTGCGTGAATGTTAAACTTACCCAAACTGGAAGAGTCTTCCCTCAATGTGCCTAAGGACAAAAGGGAAGGGACTGCTATCATTTGTCAACCTTTACGTGATTTGGCCCTGTAAATGTATGTTTTATCAATGAGAATGGCAGAGTAATCTCGAATTCTATGTTAAATAAAAACGTTTTTCGTGCAACTTTTTTTCGGGATTTCTTCTAAAATAAGGAGCTCTTTAGGTGAAGTGGGGATGAGAAGTGGATAGAGTAGGATACTTACCCCGAAGAAAGAAGAGCTCTTCCCACAAAATTAGAGCACGAATCGATTCTATATCCAGCGGTGCAGTTTTGCGAAGGCTGTCCCCAACAAAAGCCTACTACTCCCAGACAGGGACACAATAACAGCACCAGCAGGATTTTCCCTTAGTTCACTCAGTTGAGGCAtggttttcaatttcaagcttCATTTCACCATCTGAGCACAGGGCCATTTGGAGaagggataagtgcattggaagtACAAAAACTCGTCACGAAAatacaattgaatcctaaaacctTTCAAAAGAGCATCCTAAAACTTTCTGAAAAGCACAACCGAGTtataaaacttatcataaaagtgcatcaagtcctaaaattccTCATATTGATTGCagtttttgtaagttttaggactcgattgcattttcgTGATAGGTTTTAGGAGTTGATtgtatattttgaaagttttaggactcgagtacactttcgtgataagttttaggatttgattgaactttttgaaagttttaggattcgattacACTGTCATAGCAAGTTTTAGGTCTTtcagtgcacttatcccttCCGAGAAAACTGTCATTTTTAAATGAACATGACATCATCAGACATGACTTAACACCCCCACAGGGCAGTGTTTTCTCCGATAACAAGAGCTCGTCGAATTCATAAGGTAGACATTGGGCAAGGCGCTTTGTTAAAGCTGCTTGTAAACAGTTGATATATAATAACCACGTATACATATAATCCATTCTTTTGAGCGTATCATCGAGCTTCCACTGTGAGCGCCCATGTATTTGAACATGAATTTACTGGGTGGggactttccttttctttttttttttttaagtcttgCTCAtctctactattttttttttttaagtcttgCTCAtctctactatttttttttttttaagtcttgCTCATCTCTACTATCTACATGTGTGTGCAGTGCTATTGAACCTCCGACCTGGTACTCTCTAACCTCTCCCTCAATTTCTTTACCAGCAAGGCCGCAGGCCTTTGTCGCTGGCCTTCCCAAGTTAATGGCCAAGTTAGGTTATTAGGATCCTCACTCATTAGGAATTCTGTCTAGGATTCCAGTTCAGGCTTGCCTAATTCGTCTTGGACAGCTTAAATACTCAGATGATCCCTCTGCCATCTGAGTAAGAATCAACCGTCATGTCATGAAGTTCTCACAGAGGTCAATATGGGCTATTGAAGACCATCGTTTCCCCGCAGTTCCCTGGTTTTGTTCGCCGTGATTTTATGGTCTTGTAATAAGATTTTCCTAGTCTACTCCACCTCCTCTACATACCGACTAATCTTTAGGATTATCATATGACATGCACCTCCAAGTTTTCCCTCCCACCACCCGAAGCTAATTTACATAAACAGCAGAGCTGACAGACAAGAGCCTTAACATGCAGTTGAAATATAATAGCTAAATGCAGTCGTAGTTAATGTAAATACATATCTAGAGCTTTAGCAATTGAAAGTTGCAGTTTTACCAAGAGAAACGTAATGAGAAGATGGGTTAAGTACAGCAAGATGAGTATCCTCGAAGGCATGTATGTACACACATATACTAACATTAAGCTGATAAAAGCACCGTTATTCTCAAATAAGGCTGTCACTCGCTAGCACATTGTGGCTGCTCGCCAAATTATCCTGCAGTTTCTCAGCATCCTCGCTGACAGGCGAATCTAGCAAACCGCAATAGTCAAAATCAACCGTGAAACAACAGCTTGCTGCATGGTCCCGCGACTCAGCATTGTCCACTGCAATCAAGTCATCTTGCTCACCATATGAATCACAGCTCTTGTCATCACAGGGAAGAGTAACATTTGATCCCGGCATTTCATTCCACAGAGCTTTAAGGAGATATTGGGAATCggatttttcttgaggtatGAATTTCACATCCAAAATTGGGGTCTTGAAGTCCACGGCACAAGCAGCCTGTGAAGATTTGAGAATATCATGCAGAATGCCCCCATCAGACTTTCCATTTGCAGCTTCAAAAGCTCTGATGCAATCAACAGATTCCACTTCCTTCACAAGACGAGGGCTACCATCAATTTGTTCCCGAGCTGTCTCATCTTTAACATCAGTATCTTCACCAGCAAGGACACATCTTACTTTGCTGCTGGCTTCTTCGGGTACATTTCTCTGATCTCTCTCATGGTCATCGCCTGTAACAAGTACataccattttcttttatcaaaagACAGCTGATAGTCACTTTCCTCACCAATTTTCTCAGAGCAACCATAATTTCTAATTCCAGTTCTATCAGTATTGTTCTCACCATCACCAGAAGGTAACACAGAAGAAATTGAATCCATTGCAAACTCCATCCCATCAGTCAAGCAGACAGAATTTTGTGCTCCATCAAATGGTATGTCGGGTGAAATTCTCTCATCAAAGTTTTCCTCATCTTCACTTGAGAACTCGGGAGCCTTGACAGCCAGTGACTGTGTATAATTTGGAGGGCAACTCGTAATAGAAGATGCAAACCCAGCAAGGGCAGATGCTAAGGCATCATCTATTGACAATGCAGGTCTAGGTTTTTCCTTTGGAGAGTCAGGAACTTGCTGTAACAATACGTGGCTTTCCTCGTCATCCTCTCCATGTGGAAAGTCTGGAGCCGAAATGGTAAGATTTGGCAGCAATTGGGAGGTACTCACAGTGTCACAGGAATCATCATGTGGAATGGGTAATATATCTAAAGAATCCCTATCAGAATGACATTCTTCATTATTACTTTCATACAAGGAAGTGATATTTGACTCACTAAAGCAACATTCTGGGGCTGAAAATCTCTTGCAGGTCTGCATTCCTGAACTCACCACTTTGTGGTTAATCACTTCAAGTTGCTCCTCTACCCGTTGCAGCCTCGCTTCGATGCTGCTAATAGGCTTAATcaaattttcttcaaatctcAAGCAGAGACTTTCTATTCTGCTAACTCGAGAAATGAGCTGTTCTAGGACATGTTCAAAACGTCTGTAAGAAACATCCTGCTGCCAATCAGTATCTGTTTCTCGTACAGTTTCCTGAGCTGGTTCAGAAATAACCCTATCCATATGCTGAGTATCGGAAAAGCCGGTAACACGTGCGTCTCTATTTGCAACATCGGCTGTTACAGTTACTTTCGAACTCAGATCGGGTTCTGTTGTCTCTGAACCAGCAGGTGGGAAATTTTGGATATCCCTCATGGCAGAAGCATCCTTATCCTGTGCTTGGCCAGCGTTTTTCATTTTAGATAACTGCAGGATGCTGGGCACAAGCATAGCCATAAGTGAAGTTCCAGCTGCAGTTCCCAATTGCCTGTCCTCATCTTCAAAATTAGATTCAACAGGCTCTGCAAACACATAGATTTCGCCTATATATACGCAATCTCCACTTTGAACTGAGAGCAGACGAATCGTGAGAGATGTGCAGGGGTCTGCATCAGTAATCTCAGCTGTTGCCTCGTAAAAATCCTGCAGGATTTAACCAGCATCAGAAAAGAAGagcaaaggagaaaaataaaattgtgattgttttcaACAATGTTATATAATTTAAGCAAGTCTAGCCAACTCTTCCTCTGATACGTTGACAACATTCCCTCCatttttttctgttcatttcctttttcaaatttaaagctGCATCCTATTTCCAAATTTGGATCCATTTACAATCTCATAAGCACAGGCCCTACATATGTCTTGCCCACCGCACAAAGCAACAACTGTGAATTACCTTGAGGTCTCAACAAATATGACAGGCGCATAACTCAGAATCAACTATAGTCTATAGGATATGAGGCAATAAGATAAGACGGGAAAGGCAGCAATATCTAGGTACGCAAGAGAGTGAATCTATTACCATTTTGACAGAGGACTTCAAAGACGTAGCGACATTTCTGTTAGCTTCAAATGAAGAACTGGGCACCTTCACTTCAACCCAGTCGTCTTCACCAGCATTCAAATTAATCTCACTTTTGGATCTTTGTTCAGCAAACTCATCGACAGAAGCTTCGTCCCAGTCGGCAATGCCGCATCGAACTGTACAGAGATACTCATTGCCCGTCTGCTGCTTGGGGGCGTAGTATATCTCATAAACTCGAGCTGTGCTTCGGACATAAACTTGGCGCACCTCGTGTCTCCGAGTGAAACAAACTGCAGTAAACGAATTCTTTGTAATTCATAACCGTAACTAAGGCACCGAAATAATTCTCTTCAAGGGTTAAGCAAACAATGTTCGGGCAATCGAGTTGAAAAGGACACATAAACCGCTACATCACATTAACAAGAACCACTCGAACGTTACTTAAGCTACTAATCGATTGTCCGGCTCGTATGTTTAATCAAGGACAAAGGAATTCGAACGCAACAAATGATAAAACTTGGAAAAACCTCGCGACAGAGCGACTGCATCTTATCTCATATAGTCATAATTAACTATTTACTTACTGCACGAAAACGATGCAAACACCAGCACTGAGATAGCGACGAGTGAGTCGAAAACTTACTAGTGATCTCGCAGGGGCCGCGATCTGGCGAGGGAGGGCGCAGAACGAGAGGAGTTTTAGTAGCTGAGCCGACCACGCTATCATCGATCGGAGAAAGAGGCGATTCGACGGTCACTGAACCGGCGAGACGGCCGGCTGAGATGGCCCAGCTCGTTGCGACGCCGTTCCAATCGGCGTCTTCTCCGGCGATCGACCCCATGATCGATTCCTCAACTGGGAAGCGATGAAATCACCCGGTGGTGGTCGCGATTTCGACAATCTGGATGGAATTGTTGGGGACGGCACGCAGGGAgcagcaggaggaggaggagtggagGACGGAGCGTGCAATGGACGTCTAGTGATCTCAGATttctcaatatatatatatattgactgaaaaataaatttcggtTAAAATtgcgataaaaataaaaaggaaagcaagTCCTAATATTTCCTCGGGAAAATCGTCCATGaacctccttttttttcctttttttccgtATCATAGTTAATCcagtaaattaattaaaagtttcGTTATCCTTTCAAACCAAATCAACAGATAACGATTACAATTCCAAATTGCATAAG is a window from the Rhodamnia argentea isolate NSW1041297 chromosome 8, ASM2092103v1, whole genome shotgun sequence genome containing:
- the LOC115756522 gene encoding polygalacturonase-like produces the protein MYLQKLHVCISVILITSSPFCFSSHINGLPDPYNPYREYDPMPRLSSIRTASRGRISYYDSDFWRQLMLKRSRAASSSTSLKLVSVDDYGAKGDGSDDTEAFGKAWKAACSAQRAVLVVPQSKTYRLTPITFSGPCQSDLTVKIYGTIEAPSHQSDYEKDPRQWLKFENLENLRVEGGGYIDGNGETWWQESCKTNPKLPCKDAPTALTFNECNNLRVADLSIRNAQQMHLVFQKCVNVRAVNVQITSPEGSPNTDGIHVTETQNILIDQCVIRTGDDCISIVSGSRYVQATDITCGPGHGISIGSLGADNSADYVSDVLINRARLSGTTNGVRIKTWQGGSGYARNIKFENIAMDNVANPIIIDQNYCDQEKPCRQQATAVQVTNVAYRNIRGTSASEEAIKFDCSRNHPCQGIFLQDINLRTESSVESPEASCVNVKLTQTGRVFPQCA
- the LOC115756521 gene encoding uncharacterized protein LOC115756521; translation: MGSIAGEDADWNGVATSWAISAGRLAGSVTVESPLSPIDDSVVGSATKTPLVLRPPSPDRGPCEITICFTRRHEVRQVYVRSTARVYEIYYAPKQQTGNEYLCTVRCGIADWDEASVDEFAEQRSKSEINLNAGEDDWVEVKVPSSSFEANRNVATSLKSSVKMDFYEATAEITDADPCTSLTIRLLSVQSGDCVYIGEIYVFAEPVESNFEDEDRQLGTAAGTSLMAMLVPSILQLSKMKNAGQAQDKDASAMRDIQNFPPAGSETTEPDLSSKVTVTADVANRDARVTGFSDTQHMDRVISEPAQETVRETDTDWQQDVSYRRFEHVLEQLISRVSRIESLCLRFEENLIKPISSIEARLQRVEEQLEVINHKVVSSGMQTCKRFSAPECCFSESNITSLYESNNEECHSDRDSLDILPIPHDDSCDTVSTSQLLPNLTISAPDFPHGEDDEESHVLLQQVPDSPKEKPRPALSIDDALASALAGFASSITSCPPNYTQSLAVKAPEFSSEDEENFDERISPDIPFDGAQNSVCLTDGMEFAMDSISSVLPSGDGENNTDRTGIRNYGCSEKIGEESDYQLSFDKRKWYVLVTGDDHERDQRNVPEEASSKVRCVLAGEDTDVKDETAREQIDGSPRLVKEVESVDCIRAFEAANGKSDGGILHDILKSSQAACAVDFKTPILDVKFIPQEKSDSQYLLKALWNEMPGSNVTLPCDDKSCDSYGEQDDLIAVDNAESRDHAASCCFTVDFDYCGLLDSPVSEDAEKLQDNLASSHNVLASDSLI